The region TACCCGCGCTCGAGCGCGCACTCGCGAAGGCCGCCGGCGCGAAGCACGCGGCGGCGGTCTCGAGCTGCACCGCGGCGCTTCACATCGCCTACCAAACGGTCCCGCTGCGCGCCGGCGACGAGGTCGTGGTCCCGGCGCTCACGTTCGCGGCCACGGCGTCGGCCGCGGCGGCGTCGGGAGCGAAGCCCGTGATTGCGGACGTCGGCGACGACCTGAACATCGACGCCGCGGACGCCGCGGCAAGGGTGGGCCCGAAGACGCGCGCGCTGGCCGCGGTACACTTCGGCGGCCTGCCGTGCGACGTCGCGGCCTTAGAGGAAATTTGCCGGGAGAACGACCTGGCGTTGGTGCAGGATTGCGCTCACGCGCTGGGCGCGGCGTACCGCGGCGAGCCGCTGGGAGGCCGGGGCCACGCCGCGTGCTACTCCTTCCACGCCGTCAAACAAATCGCCGCCGGCGAGGGCGGCGCCGTGACGACCGACGACGACGCCGTCGCCGCCGAGGCGCGGTTATTACGGAACCATTTCCTGACCACGTCGGCGGCGGACCGCCACGGCCCGACCGCCGACTACCGCTACGACGTCGCGGGGTTGGGTTACAACTACCGCATGCCGGACCTCAACGCGGCGCTGGCGCTGTCGCAGCTCGGGCGGTTCGCCGTGGACGACGCGCGCCGCCAGGCCGTGGCCGCGGCCTACGACGACGCCTTCCGCCCCCGCGACGACTTGGAAATAATACCGACGCCGCCGAACGTGCGGCACGGCCGCCACCTGTACGTCGTGAAACTCCGCCTCGAGGCGTTGACGGCCGACCGCGACGCCGTATTCCGGGCGCTGCGCGCCGAGAACGTCGGCGTGAACGTCCACTACATACCCCTTCACTACCACTCGTATTATCGCGACACGTACGGGTACCGGCGGGGCGACTTCCCCCGGGCGGAGGCGCTCTTCGAACGCATCCTGTCGCTGCCGCTGTTCGCCGCCATAACCGCTCGCGACGTCGCCGACGTTATAAAGGCCGTGGACAAAGTCCTGCGCCACTATCGGCGGTAAACGAATTTGGCCGAGGTCAACGTACTGGTCCAGGCTCGGCTCGGCTCGAGCCGCCTCCCCGGCAAGGTCCTCTTGCCGCTGGCCGGCGAGCCGGCGCTGGCCCGCGTGGTCGAACGGTGCCGGGCGGCCGCCGGCGCGGCCCGGATAGTGGTCGCGACCACCGACGCCGCCGAAGACGACGCCGTCGACGCCTGCGCCCGGGCGTCGGGAGCCGACGTCTTTCGCGGCGCCGACGACGACGTCCTGGGGCGGCTGGCCGCCGCGGCCCAAGCTTTCCCCGCCGACCACTACGTACGCGTAACGGCGGACTGCCCGCTAATCGACCCCGGCATAATCGGCGACGTCGTCGCGGCCCACGTCGCGGGCGGCTACGACTTCTCGTACAACGACGTGCCGGCCGACTTCCCCCGCGGCTACGACGTGGAGGTGCTCACGGCGGAGCTGCTGGCGTGGCTGGCCGCGCGCTGCCGCGACGCCGCGTCGCGCGAGCACGTGACGCCGCACGTCTACGCCCACCGGGGAGACTTCGACGTCTTCCAGTCGCCGCCGGCCCGGGCGGGCGTGGACCTCTCATCCTATCGCCTGGTGCTGGACGAGCCGCGCGATTACGAACTCCTGCGGCGTCTGTTCGACCGGTTGGCCGAGAAGAAAAGGCTGTTCGGCCTCGACGACGTCCTGGCGCTGCTGGAGGCGGAGCCGGCGCTGGCGGCCATAAATCGGGACGTGCCGCA is a window of bacterium DNA encoding:
- a CDS encoding DegT/DnrJ/EryC1/StrS aminotransferase family protein is translated as MITHKLAIDGGSPVREEFLPYSKPVLADEDVAAAVKVLKSGWLTTGPAIPALERALAKAAGAKHAAAVSSCTAALHIAYQTVPLRAGDEVVVPALTFAATASAAAASGAKPVIADVGDDLNIDAADAAARVGPKTRALAAVHFGGLPCDVAALEEICRENDLALVQDCAHALGAAYRGEPLGGRGHAACYSFHAVKQIAAGEGGAVTTDDDAVAAEARLLRNHFLTTSAADRHGPTADYRYDVAGLGYNYRMPDLNAALALSQLGRFAVDDARRQAVAAAYDDAFRPRDDLEIIPTPPNVRHGRHLYVVKLRLEALTADRDAVFRALRAENVGVNVHYIPLHYHSYYRDTYGYRRGDFPRAEALFERILSLPLFAAITARDVADVIKAVDKVLRHYRR
- a CDS encoding NTP transferase domain-containing protein — its product is MAEVNVLVQARLGSSRLPGKVLLPLAGEPALARVVERCRAAAGAARIVVATTDAAEDDAVDACARASGADVFRGADDDVLGRLAAAAQAFPADHYVRVTADCPLIDPGIIGDVVAAHVAGGYDFSYNDVPADFPRGYDVEVLTAELLAWLAARCRDAASREHVTPHVYAHRGDFDVFQSPPARAGVDLSSYRLVLDEPRDYELLRRLFDRLAEKKRLFGLDDVLALLEAEPALAAINRDVPQREPPDPPAAAKK